Proteins from a genomic interval of Candidatus Dormiibacterota bacterium:
- a CDS encoding zinc-binding dehydrogenase: MRRCRRVMKHDARFIGIGAAGIQHLKFGSFCALGHFLRNRVTSIGTHNAIVLFIASLKKADMTVLSEVLEDGRVVPVIDRRYDLDGVPEALQYIEHGHARAKVAVRIS, encoded by the coding sequence TTGCGACGCTGTCGACGTGTCATGAAGCACGATGCGCGCTTCATCGGGATCGGAGCGGCCGGCATTCAGCACCTGAAATTCGGAAGTTTCTGCGCGCTTGGACATTTCCTGCGGAACCGGGTTACCTCGATCGGTACTCACAATGCTATCGTGCTGTTCATCGCCAGCCTCAAAAAAGCCGATATGACCGTCCTGAGCGAAGTACTCGAGGATGGGCGCGTGGTCCCGGTCATCGACCGGCGGTACGACCTCGACGGCGTGCCCGAAGCACTGCAGTACATCGAGCACGGCCACGCCCGGGCCAAGGTCGCGGTGCGCATCTCATGA
- a CDS encoding DUF4386 domain-containing protein — protein MNGQTAVEIARIGGILFLVSLIAGGFGEGFAPSQLVAPTDAAATAHHIIASDALFRFGFASYLVEGCCNVALAVVLFVLLRRLDLLVAGLGALFQVMAAAVFAFAELFYFVPSLLLGGDAYLKSFSADQLNSLVLLSLNVYGLGGGMSLVFYGVGSICFGYLIFRSGYLPAWLGILVVVGGIGFALRTFALILLPNLSTSFLQVPMIIAIVAMSGWLLVRGVDIAKWEQAPAPAGA, from the coding sequence ATGAATGGCCAGACCGCAGTCGAGATTGCGAGAATTGGGGGGATTCTCTTTCTCGTGTCGCTCATCGCAGGCGGCTTCGGTGAGGGGTTCGCACCGTCACAGCTCGTCGCGCCCACCGACGCCGCTGCTACCGCCCATCACATCATCGCCTCAGACGCACTGTTTCGCTTTGGATTTGCGAGCTATCTCGTCGAAGGCTGCTGCAACGTCGCTTTGGCAGTCGTGCTCTTCGTCCTGTTGAGGCGACTTGATCTCTTGGTGGCCGGGCTCGGCGCCTTGTTCCAGGTTATGGCGGCGGCGGTGTTCGCGTTCGCCGAGCTGTTCTACTTCGTTCCTTCGCTTCTGCTTGGAGGCGATGCCTATTTAAAGTCGTTCTCGGCCGACCAGCTCAATTCCCTTGTGCTGCTCTCGTTGAACGTGTATGGGCTCGGCGGGGGCATGTCGCTCGTGTTCTATGGCGTCGGCTCGATTTGCTTTGGCTACTTGATCTTCCGGTCTGGGTACCTGCCAGCGTGGTTGGGGATTCTCGTGGTCGTGGGTGGCATTGGTTTCGCACTCCGGACCTTCGCCTTAATCCTGCTGCCGAATCTCTCGACATCATTTCTCCAGGTGCCCATGATCATCGCCATTGTTGCGATGAGCGGCTGGCTGCTGGTCAGGGGTGTCGACATCGCGAAATGGGAACAGGCGCCCGCACCTGCGGGCGCCTGA